CAAATTTCTTAAGTATAAATGAGGTAGAAAAGCTTATAAATATTCCTAATACGAAAAAACCATTGGGATTTAGGGATAAAATTATTATTGAAACATTATACGCTACTGGTGCTAGAGTGTCAGAAGTATCAAATATGCGTGTTATTGATTTAGATTTAGAAAGAGGTATCATTAGAGTTGTAGGTAAGGGTTCAAAATATAGATATGTTCCTTTGTATGAGAATCTTTGTGCGCATATAAAGGACTATTTGGTAGTTAGAAGAGATTATTTAGTGAAAAATAGGGATGATGGTTATTTATTTCTCAATCGTTTTGGTACAAAACTGTCTAGAGTCTCTATATGGAATATTATAAAGGATTATTGTTATAAAGCAGGGATTAGAAAAAATATTACACCCCATACCTTGAGACACTCTTTCGCAACCCATCTTTTAAGTGGTGGAGCAGATTTAAGAAGTATTCAGATATTTTTAGGTCATTCTAGCTTAAATACAACCCAGGTATATACACATTTAAATGATGACAACCTTAGAAATGCATTAATGGAAAACCATCCACGCTTTAAAAGGAAAGAGTTTTAGCTTGAAGATCGTTCTTACACATTTGAAAGCAGATTTTGATGCATTGGCAAGTGCCTTTGGGGCATTTAAACTATACAACTGTGATTATATTTTACTAGATACCGATCCTGAAAGTAATGTTAAAACATTTTTAGAAAATGAGTATATAGATATAAATATTAAGAGGTTTTCCGACATAAATCTAAGTGAGATAGATAATATTGATTTGGTAGTTATAACTGATTGTAAATATGCAAATAGATTGGGTAATCTAAAGTATATTTTACCTTTAGCTAAGAAAGTGATACTATATGATCATCATCCTGATAGTGGATGGGATATTGCAGCAAATGAGTATTATATTGAAAAGATTGGAGCTACAACAACACTTGTTGTGCAGGAATTAATAGAAAAAGAAGTGCCCATTGACGAGGATGAAGCATCATTTTTTTTGCTAGGTATTTATGAAGACACTGGTTTTCTTACTTTTTATG
This Deferribacterota bacterium DNA region includes the following protein-coding sequences:
- the xerA gene encoding site-specific tyrosine recombinase/integron integrase, which translates into the protein MLKGFKDYLRFELALSNNTISAYLHDVKMFADFLEKDLLFVNSNDIIEFIYYLRENRYSNESINRILSGLTTFFDYLLVEKNIDENPVIKISRPKNWEKLPNFLSINEVEKLINIPNTKKPLGFRDKIIIETLYATGARVSEVSNMRVIDLDLERGIIRVVGKGSKYRYVPLYENLCAHIKDYLVVRRDYLVKNRDDGYLFLNRFGTKLSRVSIWNIIKDYCYKAGIRKNITPHTLRHSFATHLLSGGADLRSIQIFLGHSSLNTTQVYTHLNDDNLRNALMENHPRFKRKEF